A single window of Leeuwenhoekiella sp. MAR_2009_132 DNA harbors:
- a CDS encoding outer membrane beta-barrel protein — protein MSKITFFVFILMTIGVQCFAQTSFEKGYFINNSGNKIECLIKNYDWNNNPTEIEYMLTDNGDIQKAVIANIQEFSVINKSKYVKATVDIDKTSNKIKDLDENREPEFINETVLLKILVEGDANLYFYREGQLSRYFFSTKNSEIKQLIYKQYLTSNSKLGSNNYYLQQLFNEVNCDNKKNSDLESIEYGKRDLINYFVDYNKCINPDFQVAELEPERDIFNLTFRPGLKSSALSIENSSRNDRDTDFESELSLRLGIEAEFILPFNNNKWALTLEPTYQSYKTKYFDPNEGFNTELTSTVDYQSIEIPLGLRHYLFINNNSKLFVNVLYQFSIDFGSSVDFERSEGRNKTSLDIRSNPNLALGLGYKFRDRYSIELRHDLKRNLLGIYPNWDSNFRGTSLIFGYSIFN, from the coding sequence ATGTCAAAAATTACTTTTTTCGTATTTATTTTAATGACTATAGGAGTCCAATGTTTTGCTCAAACGTCGTTTGAAAAAGGATACTTTATAAATAATTCTGGAAATAAAATTGAATGCTTAATCAAGAACTATGATTGGAACAATAATCCTACAGAAATTGAATATATGCTTACCGATAATGGTGATATTCAAAAGGCTGTAATTGCTAATATCCAAGAATTTTCAGTTATTAATAAATCTAAATATGTCAAAGCCACTGTAGATATTGATAAAACAAGTAATAAAATTAAAGATCTTGATGAAAACCGCGAACCTGAATTTATTAATGAGACCGTATTATTAAAAATACTGGTTGAAGGTGATGCGAATCTTTACTTTTATCGTGAGGGACAACTAAGTCGTTATTTTTTCAGTACCAAGAATTCAGAAATCAAGCAGTTAATTTATAAGCAATACCTAACCTCAAATAGTAAATTAGGATCAAACAACTATTATTTACAACAACTCTTTAACGAGGTAAATTGTGATAACAAAAAGAATTCAGATTTAGAAAGTATAGAGTATGGCAAGCGTGATCTTATAAATTACTTTGTTGATTACAATAAATGTATAAACCCAGATTTTCAAGTTGCAGAACTGGAGCCTGAGCGCGATATATTTAATTTAACCTTTAGACCGGGATTAAAATCGAGCGCGTTATCTATTGAAAATTCTTCTAGAAATGACAGAGATACCGATTTTGAAAGTGAACTCTCATTAAGACTAGGTATTGAAGCCGAATTTATTCTTCCATTCAATAATAATAAATGGGCATTAACGCTAGAGCCTACCTATCAATCTTATAAAACTAAATATTTTGATCCCAATGAAGGTTTTAATACAGAGTTGACAAGTACTGTCGATTATCAAAGTATTGAAATACCTTTAGGTTTAAGACATTATTTATTTATAAATAATAATTCAAAATTATTTGTAAACGTACTGTATCAGTTTAGTATAGATTTTGGTTCTTCAGTAGATTTTGAACGAAGTGAAGGTAGAAATAAAACATCGTTAGATATTAGAAGTAATCCCAATTTAGCTTTGGGATTAGGTTATAAATTTAGAGATAGATACAGTATAGAATTAAGACATGATTTAAAACGAAACCTTTTAGGTATTTATCCAAATTGGGATTCCAACTTTAGAGGTACTTCTCTAATATTTGGCTATTCTATATT
- a CDS encoding DoxX family protein, with protein MANQKNKALNIILWIAQGLLAAMFIMAGMMKISQPVEVLADSLPWVTSTPLSLVRFIGFTEILGGLGLVLPAVFKLKPVLTIWAAMGLALVMVFAAIFHASRGEFTAIGMNIFLLGIALFIIWGRRKKSSVLVKN; from the coding sequence ATGGCAAATCAAAAAAACAAAGCATTAAACATTATATTATGGATAGCGCAAGGGCTATTAGCCGCAATGTTTATTATGGCAGGAATGATGAAAATCTCACAACCTGTTGAAGTCTTAGCAGATTCGTTACCCTGGGTTACTTCTACTCCACTCAGTTTAGTAAGGTTTATAGGCTTCACGGAGATTTTAGGAGGTCTTGGTTTAGTTCTACCTGCGGTATTTAAGTTAAAACCTGTTCTTACTATCTGGGCAGCTATGGGCTTAGCGCTGGTGATGGTTTTTGCCGCAATATTTCACGCATCAAGAGGTGAATTTACAGCTATAGGAATGAATATTTTTTTATTGGGCATCGCTTTATTTATTATTTGGGGTAGAAGAAAAAAATCATCCGTTCTCGTAAAGAACTAA
- a CDS encoding Crp/Fnr family transcriptional regulator — translation MKNLESENHILVSKGTILLKQGSIATQGYLVKKGCLKSYTLDNTGKEHILQFAPESWLITDLDSFTNQIPAIVCIEAVEDSEISEMNKSDFKEFSDLDKDSIVEMATKLRNNLIATNKRVIGLLSSTAEQRYLDFTNTYPTLIQRLPLKLIASYIGITPEYLSEIRRKLAKK, via the coding sequence ATGAAAAATTTAGAAAGTGAAAATCATATTCTCGTTTCTAAGGGAACAATATTGCTAAAGCAAGGGTCTATAGCAACTCAAGGATATTTGGTAAAAAAAGGCTGTCTAAAAAGTTACACACTTGATAATACCGGAAAAGAGCACATTCTACAATTTGCACCGGAATCCTGGTTAATTACAGATTTAGATAGTTTTACAAATCAAATACCAGCGATTGTGTGTATCGAGGCTGTAGAAGATTCTGAAATTTCAGAAATGAACAAATCTGATTTTAAAGAATTTAGCGATTTAGACAAAGACAGTATTGTAGAGATGGCTACTAAATTGCGCAATAATCTAATTGCTACTAATAAAAGGGTTATAGGCTTATTAAGTTCTACTGCAGAACAGCGCTATCTTGATTTTACAAATACGTATCCTACATTAATTCAACGACTTCCTCTAAAATTAATAGCTTCTTATATAGGAATTACTCCAGAATATTTAAGCGAAATAAGACGTAAACTGGCTAAAAAATAA
- a CDS encoding MBL fold metallo-hydrolase — protein sequence MTIKQFEYKPLSHFSYAILCGNKIALVDPERDPAQYYTFAEEHNATIVAVFETHPHADFVSSHLQIHKETGAILYASKLVGADYTHKTFDDGDVVKIGNVTFTALNTPGHSPDSITIVATEDENTALFTGDTLFIGDVGRPDLRENAGNTKAKRLDLAKSMFKTITQVFNSLPNDAIVYPAHGAGSLCGKNMSSEGSSKLGEQRETNWAFNTHTESAFVDHLLDSQPFIPHYFGYNVDINKNGAANLKGSIADIPLKLKDEHLNGDGLVIDTRNEQDFKNGHKRNSFNIMALEENHKFETWLGSIVKPEEEFSMVAKDYNHAEELLSRVAKIGYESQVKQIYTLGEQSWIKSSVLDLNKFQENLEAYTIIDIRNQSETEAGKFFDKALTIPLHELRERIAEIPTDKPIVVHCAGGYRSAAGSSIVANHIREVLVYDLGDAVNDFK from the coding sequence ATGACTATTAAACAATTTGAATATAAGCCCCTTTCTCACTTTTCTTATGCGATACTATGCGGTAATAAAATTGCCTTAGTTGATCCCGAGCGCGATCCTGCTCAGTATTATACGTTTGCAGAAGAACATAATGCGACTATAGTTGCCGTTTTTGAAACACATCCTCACGCAGATTTTGTGAGTTCGCATTTACAAATACATAAAGAAACCGGCGCTATACTTTATGCAAGTAAACTCGTTGGTGCAGATTATACCCATAAAACCTTTGATGACGGCGATGTTGTTAAAATAGGAAACGTAACTTTTACAGCCTTGAATACACCGGGTCACTCCCCAGATAGTATTACAATTGTAGCTACAGAAGATGAAAATACCGCACTATTTACAGGTGACACCTTATTTATAGGAGATGTTGGCAGACCCGATTTACGGGAAAATGCCGGAAACACAAAAGCAAAACGCCTTGATCTTGCAAAATCAATGTTCAAGACCATTACTCAAGTATTTAATTCCTTACCTAATGATGCTATCGTGTATCCTGCTCATGGAGCGGGCTCTTTATGCGGAAAAAACATGAGTAGCGAAGGGAGTAGTAAATTAGGAGAACAACGTGAGACAAACTGGGCATTTAATACACATACCGAAAGTGCGTTTGTAGACCACTTACTCGACTCACAGCCCTTTATTCCGCATTACTTTGGTTATAATGTAGACATCAATAAAAATGGTGCAGCTAATCTAAAAGGCAGCATTGCTGATATTCCGCTAAAACTTAAGGACGAACATCTAAACGGTGATGGTTTAGTAATAGATACACGCAATGAACAGGATTTTAAAAATGGTCATAAACGAAATAGTTTTAATATTATGGCATTAGAAGAAAACCACAAATTTGAGACGTGGTTGGGCTCTATTGTAAAACCTGAAGAAGAATTTAGTATGGTTGCTAAAGATTACAATCACGCTGAAGAATTACTAAGTCGAGTTGCTAAAATTGGCTACGAAAGTCAGGTCAAACAAATTTATACACTTGGAGAGCAGAGTTGGATAAAATCTTCAGTATTAGATTTGAATAAATTCCAAGAAAATTTAGAAGCATATACAATTATTGATATTAGAAATCAAAGCGAAACGGAAGCTGGTAAATTTTTTGATAAAGCACTTACCATACCGCTACACGAGTTAAGAGAGCGTATTGCTGAAATACCTACAGATAAACCTATTGTAGTACATTGTGCGGGCGGATATCGCAGCGCTGCCGGAAGTAGTATTGTCGCTAATCATATAAGAGAGGTTTTGGTTTACGATTTAGGTGATGCTGTTAATGACTTTAAATAA
- a CDS encoding sterol desaturase family protein — protein sequence MNKYLKIIEDSFVGYFDYLIQEITNPGWTNYFYWLIGLSLLVFALEISIPWRKKQPIIRKGFWLDAFYILFNFFLFSLIGYNALSNVGVELFNDFLGIFNIENLVAVEVDNLPVWAQLLIMFIIADFIQWNVHRMLHRVPWLWKFHQIHHSVKEMGFAAQFRFHFMETLVYKSVQYIPLAMIGFGIEQFFIVHMFSVFVGHLNHANLDWSYGKLGYIFNNPRMHIWHHAKQLPPQHRYGMNFGLTLSIWDYLFGTAYVPKSGKNLEIGFKGDEHFPSNFKDQTLYPFKN from the coding sequence GTGAATAAGTACCTTAAAATAATAGAAGATTCTTTTGTAGGTTACTTTGATTATCTCATACAAGAGATAACAAACCCAGGATGGACCAATTATTTCTATTGGCTAATAGGTTTATCTCTTCTCGTCTTTGCATTAGAGATTAGTATACCCTGGCGTAAAAAGCAACCCATTATTAGAAAAGGGTTTTGGCTCGATGCGTTTTATATTCTTTTCAATTTTTTTCTGTTTTCCTTAATAGGCTACAATGCACTATCTAATGTAGGTGTTGAACTCTTTAATGACTTTCTGGGCATTTTTAATATTGAAAATTTAGTGGCTGTTGAGGTAGATAATCTTCCCGTATGGGCACAATTGCTCATTATGTTTATAATAGCAGATTTTATACAGTGGAATGTGCATCGTATGCTACACCGTGTTCCCTGGCTCTGGAAGTTTCATCAAATACATCATAGTGTAAAAGAGATGGGTTTTGCAGCACAGTTTCGCTTTCATTTTATGGAAACATTAGTTTACAAAAGCGTCCAATACATTCCGCTGGCGATGATAGGTTTTGGTATTGAACAGTTTTTTATTGTGCACATGTTTTCAGTATTTGTAGGTCACCTCAACCATGCAAATTTAGATTGGAGTTATGGCAAGCTTGGATATATCTTCAACAATCCGCGTATGCACATCTGGCACCACGCAAAACAACTACCACCTCAGCACCGGTACGGTATGAACTTTGGTCTAACGTTAAGCATCTGGGATTATCTTTTTGGTACTGCATATGTTCCGAAGAGCGGAAAAAATCTGGAAATAGGTTTTAAGGGAGATGAGCATTTTCCTTCTAACTTTAAAGATCAAACCCTCTATCCTTTTAAGAATTAG
- a CDS encoding DUF3307 domain-containing protein, translating into MLTLAIKLILAHIIGDFVLQPTKWVNHKLKNGYKSKYLIAHIAVHLAALLVVLQFNPTYFAGILGIIITHYGIDILKIKYTTKKNGSKLFIADQLAHLIVISFVVYCYAPFNIDIDLIYQPKLLLLLTLGFFVTFVTSILMRLFLQPWQDAIEPNAKSKTGKTKSTSLAGAGKIIGMLERLFVFGFILLNAWSAIGFLIAAKSVFRFGDLTEGKNRQLTEYVLIGTLLSFGIAIGAGLIFNYLEANIIKPA; encoded by the coding sequence ATGTTAACGCTCGCTATAAAACTCATTCTCGCGCATATTATTGGTGATTTTGTACTACAGCCCACAAAGTGGGTAAACCATAAATTAAAAAACGGGTATAAATCAAAATATCTAATTGCACATATTGCTGTACACCTTGCGGCACTTCTTGTTGTATTACAATTTAACCCTACTTATTTTGCGGGTATTCTAGGCATTATCATAACACATTATGGTATAGACATTCTAAAAATTAAATACACGACAAAAAAGAATGGCAGCAAACTATTTATTGCAGATCAACTCGCTCATCTTATTGTAATCAGTTTTGTAGTGTATTGCTACGCTCCATTTAACATTGACATCGATCTAATTTATCAGCCTAAACTCTTATTACTACTTACACTGGGCTTTTTCGTGACTTTTGTAACGAGTATTTTAATGCGCTTATTTTTACAGCCGTGGCAAGACGCCATAGAGCCGAACGCAAAATCAAAAACCGGCAAAACAAAAAGTACATCTCTTGCAGGAGCCGGTAAAATAATAGGAATGCTAGAACGCTTATTTGTTTTTGGTTTTATACTCCTTAATGCCTGGTCTGCGATAGGCTTTCTAATTGCAGCAAAATCAGTGTTTCGTTTTGGTGATCTCACAGAAGGTAAAAACAGACAGCTCACCGAATATGTTTTAATAGGCACTCTCCTGAGCTTTGGTATTGCAATAGGTGCAGGCCTAATTTTTAACTATTTAGAGGCTAATATTATTAAGCCTGCGTAA
- the ggt gene encoding gamma-glutamyltransferase, whose amino-acid sequence MVKRYVSFIKINQTLVVGFLCSLILTSCKTEKTETRLINRGQLADSIMVVSAREEASRIGAEILKKGGNAFDALIAVDMALNVAYPFAGSLGGGGFMVYRKANGETGSIDYREKAPIAATHDMYLDKEGNPIDSLSRQGSLAVGVPGGMAGMFAIHKKLGSMPMADILKPVIELAENGYMITENQLARFKNYAPVFDQVNGKETLYSIGFRESDTVKIKAGTLIKNQVLAETLKRIAANGEDEFYKGETAQKLVAFIQKHSGIITLEDLRNYNAVWREPIVSTYKDLKLIGMPPPSSGGISLAQIFKMLEPYNLKQYGHNSLKSIQLITEAERRAYADRSFYLGDPDFNDIPVDSLTSEIYAHRRMQNFSFDKATLSSEIKHGEVAGYESMETTHFSLVDQFGNAVALTTTLNGAYGSKLYVDELGFFLNNEMDDFSAKPGVPNMFGLIGAEANKIEPQKRMLSSMTPTIVEKDGKLWMTVGTPGGSTIITSVLQTILNVSDFGMGMQEAVDAPRFHHQWLPDVVTFEPNAFGKILLDSLSLKGYNIQQENSVILGKVDGVLVLPDGTLEGGADRRGDDTAVGF is encoded by the coding sequence ATGGTTAAACGCTATGTATCATTTATAAAAATCAATCAAACCTTAGTTGTAGGATTTCTTTGTTCTTTAATTCTTACCAGTTGCAAAACAGAAAAAACAGAAACAAGATTAATCAATCGAGGTCAACTTGCAGATAGTATTATGGTCGTTTCTGCCCGGGAAGAAGCTTCTCGTATTGGTGCAGAAATTCTTAAAAAAGGTGGTAACGCTTTTGATGCATTAATTGCCGTAGATATGGCGCTTAATGTGGCCTATCCATTTGCAGGAAGCTTAGGTGGTGGTGGTTTTATGGTGTATAGAAAAGCAAATGGCGAGACCGGCAGTATAGATTATCGTGAAAAAGCTCCCATCGCAGCCACACACGATATGTACCTGGATAAAGAAGGCAATCCTATAGATTCACTAAGTAGACAGGGTTCATTAGCAGTAGGTGTTCCCGGAGGTATGGCCGGTATGTTTGCCATTCATAAAAAACTGGGATCTATGCCTATGGCAGATATTTTAAAACCGGTTATTGAACTAGCTGAAAATGGTTATATGATTACTGAAAACCAATTGGCACGTTTTAAAAATTATGCTCCTGTATTTGATCAGGTTAACGGTAAAGAAACATTGTATTCTATCGGCTTCCGCGAAAGCGATACGGTTAAAATAAAAGCAGGAACGCTAATAAAAAATCAGGTTTTAGCCGAAACATTAAAGCGTATTGCTGCAAATGGTGAGGATGAATTTTATAAAGGTGAAACAGCTCAAAAACTGGTAGCCTTTATTCAAAAACACAGTGGTATTATAACGCTTGAAGACCTTAGAAATTATAATGCTGTATGGCGTGAGCCTATCGTATCTACTTATAAAGATTTAAAATTAATAGGAATGCCACCACCTTCTAGTGGTGGTATATCATTAGCTCAGATTTTTAAAATGCTTGAGCCTTATAATCTTAAACAATACGGTCATAACTCTTTAAAAAGTATTCAACTTATAACCGAAGCAGAACGTCGTGCTTACGCAGATCGTAGTTTTTATCTGGGAGATCCTGATTTTAATGATATTCCTGTTGATAGTCTTACAAGTGAAATTTATGCTCATAGACGTATGCAGAACTTTAGTTTTGATAAAGCAACCCTTTCTTCAGAAATAAAACATGGGGAAGTTGCAGGTTATGAGTCTATGGAAACTACGCATTTTTCACTGGTTGATCAATTTGGGAATGCGGTAGCCCTTACCACTACCCTAAATGGTGCCTACGGATCTAAATTATATGTAGATGAATTGGGTTTTTTCTTGAATAATGAAATGGATGATTTTAGCGCCAAGCCGGGTGTTCCTAATATGTTTGGCCTTATAGGTGCAGAAGCAAATAAAATAGAACCTCAAAAACGAATGTTAAGTTCGATGACACCCACTATTGTAGAAAAAGACGGCAAATTGTGGATGACTGTGGGTACACCCGGCGGTTCTACAATCATTACATCGGTGTTGCAAACCATTTTAAATGTTAGCGATTTTGGTATGGGTATGCAGGAAGCTGTAGATGCACCACGCTTTCACCACCAGTGGTTACCAGATGTAGTTACCTTTGAGCCAAATGCCTTTGGTAAAATTTTGCTAGATAGTTTGAGTTTAAAAGGATATAATATTCAGCAAGAAAATAGTGTTATTTTAGGTAAAGTAGATGGCGTACTTGTGTTACCAGACGGAACTCTTGAAGGTGGTGCAGACCGTCGCGGTGATGATACGGCTGTAGGTTTTTAA
- a CDS encoding ACP phosphodiesterase, with amino-acid sequence MNYLAHIYLSGDDTLVTLGNFMADGIKGKQYKEFLPQLQKGILLHRGIDTFTDSHPIVKQSTKRLHSKYSHYSGVIVDILYDHFLAKNWRIYSDEPLAAYIEKFYDSLDENYELLTPGIQRMIPHMIADNWLLSYSEISGIGTVLYNMNRRTRNISGMDRAVEDLQLHYHDFENEFTRFFEELRHFCQLKREELDLKFSIKK; translated from the coding sequence GTGAATTATTTAGCGCATATCTATCTTTCTGGTGACGACACGCTCGTAACACTTGGTAATTTTATGGCAGACGGCATAAAAGGAAAACAATACAAAGAATTTTTACCTCAATTGCAAAAAGGAATTTTACTGCATCGCGGTATAGACACCTTCACAGACTCACACCCTATTGTAAAGCAAAGCACTAAGCGTTTACATAGCAAATACAGTCACTATAGTGGTGTTATTGTAGACATATTATACGATCACTTTCTTGCTAAAAACTGGCGTATTTATTCAGATGAACCGCTCGCTGCATATATAGAAAAATTTTATGACAGCCTTGATGAAAATTACGAGTTACTTACCCCTGGCATTCAGCGAATGATACCTCATATGATTGCAGATAACTGGTTACTGAGTTATTCTGAAATAAGTGGCATAGGCACAGTTTTGTACAATATGAACAGACGTACTCGTAACATAAGCGGTATGGACCGTGCCGTTGAAGATCTACAACTACATTATCACGATTTTGAGAACGAATTCACGCGCTTTTTTGAAGAATTGAGGCACTTTTGCCAGTTAAAACGGGAAGAACTCGACCTAAAATTCAGTATAAAAAAATAA
- the glmM gene encoding phosphoglucosamine mutase, producing the protein MTLIKSISGIRGTIGGQPGENLTPIDAVKFAAAYGTYIKNQRNKETHRVVVGRDARLSGEMLQQLVMQTLVGMGIHVIDLDLSTTPTVEIAVQLEHADGGIILTASHNPKQWNALKLLDSNGEFLNAEAGAEILKLSESVDLQFAEVDDLGEIHKNDAYIDIHIDEVLDLELVDEDAIKAAKFKIVVDSVNSTGGIAIPMLLNRLGVHTVKLYCDPTGHFPHNPEPLKEHLGDICALVKEEDADLGIVVDPDVDRLAFIDETGEMFGEEYTLVACADYVLGENPGDTVSNLSSSRALRDVTLKHGGKYHASAVGEVNVVTKMKEVNAVIGGEGNGGIIYPKSHYGRDALVGVALFLTHLAKKKIKVSELRASYPSYFMSKKKIELTPTLDVDKILDTVATRYKNEEVNAIDGVKIDFEKHWVHLRKSNTEPIIRIYTEAFTQAEADQVADAMIAEIKELAGI; encoded by the coding sequence ATGACCCTAATAAAATCTATATCAGGAATACGCGGAACAATAGGCGGCCAGCCGGGAGAAAATTTAACACCAATTGATGCTGTTAAATTTGCTGCTGCTTATGGGACCTATATAAAAAATCAGCGCAATAAAGAAACGCATCGCGTTGTAGTAGGTCGTGATGCCCGTTTGAGTGGGGAGATGTTGCAGCAGCTTGTTATGCAAACTTTAGTAGGTATGGGGATTCACGTTATAGATTTAGATCTTTCTACAACACCTACCGTTGAGATAGCTGTACAATTAGAGCACGCAGATGGTGGCATCATACTAACTGCCTCACACAATCCTAAGCAATGGAACGCGCTAAAACTTTTAGATAGTAATGGAGAGTTTTTAAATGCTGAAGCGGGAGCAGAAATCCTAAAACTATCTGAATCTGTAGATTTACAATTTGCAGAAGTAGATGATCTGGGCGAGATACATAAAAACGATGCATATATAGATATTCATATAGATGAGGTACTCGATTTAGAGCTTGTAGATGAAGACGCTATTAAGGCAGCAAAGTTTAAGATTGTCGTTGATAGTGTAAATTCTACAGGAGGTATCGCTATACCTATGCTTTTAAATCGTTTAGGCGTACACACGGTTAAGTTGTATTGTGATCCCACAGGACATTTTCCGCACAATCCAGAACCTTTAAAAGAGCATTTAGGGGATATCTGTGCATTAGTTAAAGAAGAAGACGCAGATCTTGGTATTGTGGTAGATCCTGATGTTGATCGTCTGGCGTTTATAGATGAGACCGGCGAAATGTTTGGAGAAGAATACACACTTGTAGCCTGTGCAGATTATGTTTTAGGCGAAAATCCGGGAGATACCGTATCTAATTTAAGTTCGTCAAGAGCTCTACGTGATGTTACCTTAAAACACGGCGGCAAGTATCACGCTTCGGCAGTAGGTGAAGTTAATGTGGTGACAAAAATGAAAGAAGTAAACGCAGTGATAGGTGGAGAAGGCAATGGTGGAATTATTTACCCAAAATCACATTACGGTCGTGATGCGCTGGTAGGTGTTGCGTTATTTTTGACCCATTTGGCTAAAAAGAAGATTAAGGTAAGTGAACTTCGTGCGAGTTACCCGTCTTACTTTATGAGTAAGAAGAAGATTGAATTGACTCCGACTCTTGACGTTGATAAAATTTTAGATACAGTAGCAACCCGCTATAAAAACGAAGAAGTAAATGCGATAGATGGTGTAAAAATTGATTTTGAAAAACACTGGGTTCACTTAAGAAAGTCAAATACAGAGCCCATAATTCGTATTTATACCGAAGCATTTACACAAGCTGAGGCAGATCAAGTTGCTGATGCCATGATTGCTGAAATTAAAGAACTAGCAGGTATCTAA
- a CDS encoding lysophospholipid acyltransferase family protein, producing MQWLIFWLVYPLLWLISRLPFWLFYKVSDLVYILVYYLVGYRKKTVRFNLKTAFPEKSDAELLKIEKEFYSHMCDMFLEMIKSISISAEELKKRFELPDLDIIHKLAEERRSSLIVMGHYASYEWLTALQFYFDHSGYGIYKRIKNPYFDKLIRDIRGKWNSELINNKEATFIIKKQQRAGKMATYAFIADQSPKTRKNQYCTDFLGQNVPFFTGIERLAIAENMPVLYLAVDKVKRGHYKAIFKVITEEPTSLPEYAITDAFISNLEAQIRNAPQYYLWTHKRFKHAE from the coding sequence ATGCAATGGCTTATATTCTGGCTTGTTTACCCGCTTTTGTGGCTTATATCGCGTCTTCCGTTTTGGTTATTTTATAAAGTTTCTGATCTGGTTTACATACTGGTCTACTACCTTGTAGGTTACCGTAAAAAAACTGTGAGATTTAATCTTAAAACTGCTTTTCCTGAAAAATCTGATGCCGAGTTATTAAAGATTGAAAAGGAGTTTTACAGCCATATGTGCGATATGTTTCTTGAGATGATCAAATCAATCTCCATTTCTGCGGAAGAATTAAAGAAACGATTTGAACTGCCAGATTTAGATATCATACACAAACTAGCAGAAGAGCGCAGGAGTTCTCTTATCGTTATGGGGCATTATGCCAGCTACGAGTGGCTTACGGCTTTGCAATTTTATTTTGACCATAGCGGTTATGGTATTTATAAACGTATTAAGAATCCATATTTTGATAAACTTATACGAGATATACGAGGAAAGTGGAATTCTGAATTGATAAATAACAAAGAAGCCACATTTATTATAAAAAAACAGCAACGTGCAGGTAAAATGGCGACGTATGCTTTTATTGCAGATCAATCGCCTAAAACCCGAAAAAATCAATATTGCACAGATTTTTTAGGACAAAATGTACCCTTCTTTACAGGAATAGAGCGTTTAGCAATAGCCGAAAATATGCCGGTATTATATCTTGCTGTAGATAAGGTAAAACGAGGCCACTATAAAGCCATTTTTAAAGTGATTACAGAAGAACCAACATCACTACCCGAATATGCAATCACAGATGCATTTATATCAAATCTAGAAGCTCAAATACGCAATGCGCCACAATATTACTTGTGGACGCATAAACGTTTTAAGCACGCGGAGTAA
- a CDS encoding rhomboid family intramembrane serine protease: MGDLNLVTVIVIAVNVLISMKGFKDYSFFEKYKFNTGAIRRGEHVRILSSGFLHVTNSHLFFNMLTLYFFAPIVIGFLGNWEFIVIYLGSLVLGNLLSYYFHKDEYHYTAVGASGAVSGILYSAILLNPDMSLYMFFIPVPIPAYIFGIGYLLYSIYGMRANNDNIGHDAHFGGAVGGYVITLLMVPILLQVNSLMVGLLAIPIIILFILNKTGKI, encoded by the coding sequence ATGGGCGATTTGAACTTGGTTACCGTTATTGTTATAGCAGTAAATGTGTTAATCTCAATGAAGGGTTTTAAAGACTATTCATTTTTTGAGAAATACAAATTTAATACAGGAGCCATACGCAGAGGTGAACATGTACGGATTCTTTCTTCGGGCTTTTTACATGTGACCAATTCGCACTTATTTTTTAATATGCTAACCCTGTATTTTTTTGCTCCTATAGTGATTGGCTTTTTAGGTAATTGGGAATTTATCGTTATTTATCTAGGAAGTCTTGTTTTAGGTAATTTACTTTCCTATTATTTTCACAAAGATGAATATCACTATACAGCTGTAGGAGCGAGTGGTGCTGTTTCTGGGATATTATATTCTGCAATTTTGCTAAACCCAGATATGAGTTTATATATGTTCTTTATTCCTGTGCCTATTCCAGCATATATCTTCGGTATTGGGTACTTACTGTACTCGATTTATGGAATGCGGGCAAATAATGATAATATAGGTCACGATGCGCATTTTGGTGGGGCAGTAGGGGGTTATGTTATTACTTTGTTAATGGTTCCTATATTGCTCCAGGTTAACTCCTTGATGGTAGGACTTTTAGCAATTCCTATTATTATTCTCTTTATTCTCAACAAGACCGGGAAGATATAA